The genome window TAGCCTGCTTTTGCGCCTGCAGCTGCGCATACTTAGTGTACTGCTCGGCGCTCAGAATTTGCTTGAGCTGAGCTTCGTACCGATCCTTGCTGGCTTTCATGGCCTGGTGGCGCTGCTGCTTATTGGCAGCCGAAGCAGTTTGGGTGCGCTGGGCCTGCATTTCCTGGAAACGGGCCAGGTGCAGCTGGCGCACCTGCTCGGTTTGGGCCGCCGTGAGGCCGAGCTTCTGGCTTAGGCTCTTGGCTTTTTGCTCGGCGCGCTGCTCGGGCGTTTTGTTGGCTTTGGCGCCCTTTTGGTGCTGGCCGTGGGCCGCTTTTACGGGCGTAGTCTGGGCTGAGGCGGCCGCAGCGGA of Hymenobacter sublimis contains these proteins:
- a CDS encoding DUF4890 domain-containing protein is translated as MKKLLVLFAAFSFSAAAASAQTTPVKAAHGQHQKGAKANKTPEQRAEQKAKSLSQKLGLTAAQTEQVRQLHLARFQEMQAQRTQTASAANKQQRHQAMKASKDRYEAQLKQILSAEQYTKYAQLQAQKQAKHKGQHEQRKAKS